In a single window of the Gossypium hirsutum isolate 1008001.06 chromosome D02, Gossypium_hirsutum_v2.1, whole genome shotgun sequence genome:
- the LOC107910241 gene encoding DCN1-like protein 1 — MHPKKWVNPIQPTRFPVLPPISFAPEEWRRGLKALRVDTVSKLKKALPEQEKEVRRPSNFVDFYSYSFCYCLTEEKQKSIDIESICQLLDLVLGSQFRAQVDYFIEYLKIQSDYKVINLDQWMGFFRFCNKHCLRCYNVRT, encoded by the exons ATGCATCCAAAAAAATGGGTCAACCCAATTCAACCAACCCGATTTCCTGTTCTCCCTCCGATCTCTTTCGCACCG GAGGAATGGCGAAGAGGATTAAAAGCACTGAGGGTTGATACTGTAAGTAAATTAAAGAAGGCCCTCCCTGAGCAAGAAAAAGA AGTCAGGAGACCATCAAACTTTGTGGATTTCTATTCCTATTCATTCTGCTATTGCTTGACAG AGGAGAAACAAAAGAGTATAGATATAGAAAGCATATGTCAATTGTTGGATCTTGTTTTAGGATCCCAATTCCGTGCACAGGTTGACTATTTTATTGAGTATTTGAAG ATTCAGAGCGATTATAAGGTCATAAACTTGGATCAATGGATGGGCTTTTTTCGATTCTGCAATAAG CATTGCCTGAGATGTTACAATGTTCGGACTTGA